CGGCGGCTGCCCAGCGCCGTGTGCGCGCTGAGCCGCCTGCAGAAGCTCTACGTGAGCGGCACGGGGCTGCGCGAGCTGCCCGAGGAGATCGAGGAGCTGCGCGAGCTGCGCATCCTGGCGCTCGACTTCAACAAGCTCGAGCGCCTGCCCGACGGCCTGTGTCGCCTGCCGCGCCTCACGCGCCTCTACCTGGGCGGCAACCGGCTGCTGGCTCTGCCCGCGGACTTCGCGCAGCTGCAGAGCCTGCGCTGCCTCTGGATCGAGGGCAACTTCCTGCGGCGCTTCCCGCGGCCGCTGCTGCGCCTGGTGGCGCTGCAGTCGCTGCAGATGGGCGACAACCGGCTGCGCGCGCTGCCCGCCGAGCTGCCGCGCATGACGGGCCTGCGCGGCCTGTGGCTTTACGGTAACCGCTTCGAGGAGTTCCCGCCCGCGCTGCTGCGCATGGGCCGCCTGCACATCCTCGACCTGGACCGCAACCGCCTGGGCGGCTTCCCCGACCTGCACCCGCTGCGCGCCCTGCGTGTCTTCTCCTACGACCACAACCCGGTCACTGGGCCCCCGCGCGTCGCCGACACCGTCTTCCTCGTGGGCGAGGGCGCCGTCGAGCGCATGGCAGAGCGCGACGAGCCCATACCTCGGCCGCTGCCCCGGCGCCCAGCTCGGGCCtttgaggatgaggaggaagaggacctACTCATTGGGGGCGGTGGCTCCCGGGCTCTGGGGGCCCCCCGGGGCAGCCTCCCCGCCCTGGAAGCCGCTCCAGGACTGGGCACCTGAGCCTATGCTCTGGGTGATGGACTTGGGCCATTCAGGGAGGAGGGGCTCTGGGAAGGTCTGTGGGAACGGCAGACCCCTACCTTGGGGCAGTGAAGGGGGCACTTTGGGCGAGCTATAGGGACAGGCAGGCCTGGGGGCCATCTTCGCAGCCTGCCACCTGGCTGCCTGCCACCTGGCTGATCTCTGGGCAGTCCTCAGACTGGGAAGCCTGGCTCGGTCTAGTCGCCTCAGGCTCTGTCTAGTCTGATAGCGTCGCTGACAGCACAGCGGAGATGCTGGTCAGTGCTGTCCACGGCATCACCACCTCTGGCTGAGTCTGGGTGCCCAGCGTGCCACACCAGCCCTCCCTCTCCTGGAGTTTCGATCTCCTAAAGCCACCCTTCCTGGTGCAGGAGCCGCTACCTCTGGGGTGGACCACAGGCCTGTGTGAGCCCGAGCTGCCCTTGAAGGAGGGGTGGGCCCCGCGCCAGTGCCCAGGACAGAAGTGGGAGAGCGGGATTGGGGCCCTAACACCCAAGCTGCTCTTGGCCCTCCACTGGGGCCCATCGCACATACCTCCCTTCCCAGGCCCCCTAAAACTTGCATGGGGTAGGGGGCGCTTAGAAGGCAGGGTCTTTACTCCCGCCTCtgattctgttctgttctctcaGCTTGTGCCTGGAATCTCGCTGGGAGCAGagagctctctctcccttccccaaagcCTGAGCCTTCCAGCTGTCAAGTTTGAGAAGAATCCACTGTGCCTCTAGGGCCTCCTGCGAGGAGGAGAGAGGATCTCTGCTCTGGGAGGCTGCTCCGgggcctctcccactgcctgcacTCTCCATTCCCTTAAATGGGCACAGTCAGAGTGGCTGGCACGGCGTGGGGCACGGGACAAGCACTGTGTGCCTCCACTCCGTCACCAGGGACAGCCTTAGGGGGTGAGGAGTGGGGTGCCGCTCTACAATTCCCAGGGCCAGATCTTTCCCATCCAAGCAATAACGGAAGGTGGGGGCCAGGGCGGCGGACACTCAGGGACACCATCAGGGGCAGGGGCCCCACGTGGTAGTGTtttctttaggaagaaaaaaaaaaaaaactggctgtaaacataaattatatttcttggAGAAAGAATGTGTGTTTCCCACATGCCTGTTTATTTATAAGTCCTGGGAGCACTGGGTCCCATGGCTGTGGGGAACCTGGGCTCCCTCTGGCACGCCGGTCCTGTCCATGTGCGCCAGCTCTGCGTCAGGCGGGCCGTGGCCAACAGTTGTGTCCCGTCTGGGGACCAAGTGCCTGCCGTCTGTTACAAATGGCTTTGGCTGCTTGAGGCTGGTCTCCTGTCTCGCTCTCACTCACTCTGCCAGCCAGAAACCACTCTCACCTCCTTTTTTGTCCTTTCCAGCTTGCTTCGTAGGTTCCTGGCTCTTAATATAATGTGAATCTCCCTCAAGCTGGGCtgacctttctctctcctttcactggcagttgccccccccaccccctcgccaTGTGtccattcttccctctttccataTCCCtcactctgttttcctttttcttcgtCTCTCCCTCCTTATCTCTTTTTTACTCAGTCATGGTATTACTTTCTTTCCtcattattcaggaaaaaaagatttaaagaaaacatcATAAAGCCTCAAGCCTAGAGGCCCATCTCCCATGAGAAGATGCTGCCCGGCCACGGTCACCATGGCAACAGGGCTGATGTCATTCAAGGCCCAAAGGTCAGGTCCGGCCCAGCAGCTCTGTTGGTCACTGGGCTGGGCCTGGGTTATAGGGAGGCTTGGGATGGATCTGGGAGCAGCTGACTTGCAAGTGAGAGAAAAGGCCTCGAACGGACAGaaggagtgggtgggtggggaagacTGGAGGCTACCTCCTGCTCCAGGACAACCAGGGGTCTGGGGCTTGGCTGCAGAGCTTTTCCCTCCTGGGGCTcctcaggtgcccctgctcccCTGGCTGGAGCTCCATCAGGGTCAGTGGTCCTTTCTGGGGCTTGGAAACTTGGAGGATGGAATTTTAGGTCTCAAAATCACTCGAGGTAGGAAGCACAGCTGACCAGAGACTGTCCTCTTGCTCCGTGACTCATTCCACAGCATACAAGAAATAGCCCTGAGGCCAGATTCAGAAGGCGTGGGTTCCAGTCCTAGTTTTGCAATTGGCCAAGTGACTTGGAGCATGTCGTGgtcccctgggcctcagtttccccatctgcacacGGTGTTGGGTTTGTGTAGATGTGATGCTACAGCTCAGAACACCATGCAACCCGGCGTTTCTCTACTTCCCTCCGTGCTAATCTGAGATGTAGGAGAAGTCGAGGTGTGGAGGTCGGGGGAACCACGGTCACTCTGGAGTACCTACTGGCCCCCATAACCCAGATTTCCTCCCTCTCGATGTGTTTCCCTGTACCCCTTCCCCTGTTGCATCTGCCTGAGAACTCTAGGTGAGGCCAAGTCCCCATGCGTACCCCGGGGTCATGTGCAGGCACAGAGGGCCCCTACCGAACATGGCACCCTCATCCATGGCTGCTTACCAGCCAAGCAGGGGCTGCCAAGGCTGTTTCTCTCCAGGGAAAGAAAAACCTGTTGGGGCCCAGTTCCCAGCTTTGCTACTTGCTTTGTACCACCACCAGGAACCAGCTCCTCTTGGGAAATGAGACTGTTTGGCTAAAGTGGTTGCAGACTCCTGGCTTGAGAGCACTACCAAGGGTCTGGGTCTCCATCTGGAAATGGAGAGACCAGGGTAGGGAGGGGGCCGTTGCCAAGGACAGTTGCCAAGGACAGCTGGAAAGAGCATGGTATTGGGAGTCCTAGCTCACCCCTGCCCCAACTGCCTGTGACTTCTCACTTGGCgttgtggggagggggcgggggttggggaagggaaaAGATTTTTGGAGGGGAATTTGTAACAGTGGACCTGTCTAC
This DNA window, taken from Lutra lutra chromosome 10, mLutLut1.2, whole genome shotgun sequence, encodes the following:
- the LRRC10B gene encoding leucine-rich repeat-containing protein 10B, whose amino-acid sequence is MGIAESTPDELPSDAEEQLRSGEQQLELSGRRLRRLPSAVCALSRLQKLYVSGTGLRELPEEIEELRELRILALDFNKLERLPDGLCRLPRLTRLYLGGNRLLALPADFAQLQSLRCLWIEGNFLRRFPRPLLRLVALQSLQMGDNRLRALPAELPRMTGLRGLWLYGNRFEEFPPALLRMGRLHILDLDRNRLGGFPDLHPLRALRVFSYDHNPVTGPPRVADTVFLVGEGAVERMAERDEPIPRPLPRRPARAFEDEEEEDLLIGGGGSRALGAPRGSLPALEAAPGLGT